A genomic stretch from Harpia harpyja isolate bHarHar1 chromosome 20, bHarHar1 primary haplotype, whole genome shotgun sequence includes:
- the LOC128134311 gene encoding proton-coupled amino acid transporter 1-like — protein MSTRRLRSEDYNDYSSTDVTPEGSPPGGMNGFAHPESYQRFGETNGTTWYQTLIHLLKGNIGTGLLGLPLAVKNAGILLGPLSLVVMGVVAVHCMGILVKCAHHFCYRFQKQFVDYGGAVMYGLESTPSAWLRTHAVWGRRVVGLFLIITQLGFCCVYFVFLADNLKQVISAANGTTNDCNSNRTVAMTPTMDSRLYMLSLLPFVVLLTFIQNLKVLSIFSMLANVAMLGSLVVIYQYIVRDIPDPSDLPLAAAWKTYPLFFGTAIFAFEGIGVVLPLENKMKNPRQFPVILYVGMTIVTILYISLSVLGYLRFRADIQASITLNLPNCWLYQAVKLLFSFGIFFTYAVQFYVPAEIVIPPLVARVSERWGWLVNLLLRVALVSVTCVLAILIPRLDIVISLVGSVSSSALALIFPPLLEIATYYAEGMHPLVIAKDVAISLFGFVGFVVGTYEALVELAAPAAAVVNTTSTMVQ, from the exons GTGGTACCAGACCCTGATCCACCTCCTAAAGGGGAATATTGGCacagggctgctggggctgcctctGGCTGTGAAGAACGCCGGCATCCTG CTGGGTCCTCTGAGCCTGGTGGTGATGGGAGTCGTGGCTGTGCACTGCATGGGCATCCTGGTGAAATGTGCCCATCACTTCTGCTACAG GTTCCAGAAACAGTTTGTGGACTACGGGGGTGCCGTGATGTATGGGCTGGAGTCAACTCCCAGCGCCTGGCTGCGGACACATGCTGTCTGGGGAAG gcGTGTAGTGGGACTTTTCTTGATCATCACTCAGTTGGGTTTCTGCTGCGTCTACTTTGTCTTCCTGGCTGACAATCTGAAACAG GTCATATCTGCAGCAAACGGGACCACCAATGACTGCAACTCGAACAGGACAGTGGCCATGACCCCCACCATGGACTCCCGGCTATACAtgctttccctcctgcctttcGTGGTGCTGCTCACGTTCATCCAGAATCTCAAGGTCCTGTCCATCTTCTCCATGCTGGCCAACGTGGCCATGCTTGGCAGCCTCGTCGTGATCTACCAGTACATCGTCAGG GACATTCCTGATCCCAGTGACCTGCCTCTAGCAGCAGCCTGGAAGACCTACCCTCTGTTTTTTGGCACCGCGATCTTTGCTTTCGAAGGCATCGGGGTG gtgCTGCCTCTGGAAAACAAGATGAAGAACCCCCGGCAGTTCCCAGTCATCCTGTACGTGGGGATGACCATTGTCACCATCTTGTACATCAGCCTGAGCGTCCTGGGGTACCTGCGCTTCAGGGCGGACATTCAGGCCAGCATAACGCTCAACCTGCCCAACTGCTG GCTGTACCAAGCCGTcaagctgctcttctccttcGGGATTTTCTTCACGTACGCCGTGCAGTTCTATGTGCCCGCTGAGATCGTCATCCCTCCCCTCGTCGCCCGGGTGTCGGAGCGCTGGGGCTGGCTGGTCAACCTGCTCCTCAGGGTGGCCCTGGTCAGCGTGACCT GCGTGCTGGCCATCCTCATCCCACGCCTGGACATCGTCATCTCGCTGGTGGGCTCCGTCAGCAGCAGCGCTCTGGCTCTCATCTTCCCTCCGCTGCTGGAGATCGCCACCTACTACGCAGAAGGCATGCACCCCCTCGTCATCGCCAAGGACGTCGCCATCAGCCTCTTCGGCTTCGTGGGCTTCGTGGTGGGGACGTACGAGGCGCTGGTGGAGCTGGCAGCGCCCGCTGCCGCCGTTGTGAACACCACCAGTACCATGGTGCAGTAA